Proteins encoded together in one Schistocerca americana isolate TAMUIC-IGC-003095 chromosome 8, iqSchAmer2.1, whole genome shotgun sequence window:
- the LOC124545722 gene encoding galactose-specific cell agglutination protein gsf2-like — MLTHAMGTRATETQATETQAMLTQAMLTQAMGTRATETQATEAQVTGIQAMGTQSTGTQATETRAMGTQATGTQTAEAQVTGIQAMGTQSIRTQATETRAMGTQATGTQAAEAQVTGIQAMGTQSTDTQATETRAMGTQATGTQAGEAQVTGIQAMGTQSTGTQATETRAMGTQATGTQAAEAQVTGIQAMGTQSTGTQATETRAMGTQATGTQAAEAQVTGIQAMGTQSTGTQATETRAMGTQATGTQAAEAQVTGIQAVGTQSTGTQATETRAMGTQATDTQATETQAMLTQAMLTQAMGTRATETQATETHTTETQPTET; from the coding sequence atgttaactcatgcaatgggaactcgagcaacagaaactcaagcaacagaaactcaggcaatgttaactcaagcaatgttaactcaagcaatgggaactcgagcaacagaaactcaagcaacagaagctcaagtaacgggaattcaagcaatgggaactcaatcaacagggactcaagcaacagaaactcgagcaatgggaactcaagcaaccgGAACTCAaacagcagaagctcaagtaacgggaattcaagcaatgggaactcaatcaatacgtactcaagcaacagaaactcgagcaatgggaactcaagcaacaggaactcaagcagcagaagctcaagtaacgggaattcaagcaatgggaactcaatcaacagatactcaagcaacagaaactcgagcaatgggaactcaagcaacaggaactcaagcaggagaagctcaagtaacgggaattcaagcaatgggaactcaatcaacagggactcaagcaacagaaactcgagcaatgggaactcaagcaacaggaactcaagcagcagaagctcaagtaacgggaattcaagcaatgggaactcaatcaacagggactcaagcaacagaaactcgagcaatgggaactcaagcaacaggaactcaagcagcagaagctcaagtaacgggaattcaagcaatgggaactcaatcaacagggactcaagcaacagaaactcgagcaatgggaactcaagcaacaggaactcaagcagcagaagctcaagtaacgggaattcaagcagtgggaactcaatcaacagggactcaagcaacagaaactcgagcaatgggaactcaagcaacagacactcaagcaacagaaactcaggcaatgttaactcaagcaatgttaactcaagcaatgggaactcgagcaacagaaactcaagcaacagaaactcataCAACAGAAACTCAGCCAACAGAAACTTAA
- the LOC124545723 gene encoding mucin-22-like produces the protein MGTQATGTQAAEAQVTGIQAMGTQSTGTQATETRAMGTQATGTQAAEAQVMGIQAMGAQSTGTQATETRAMGTQATGAQAAEAQVTGIHAMGTQSTGTQATETRAMGTQATDTQATETQAMLTQAMLTQAMGTRATETQATEAQLTGIQAMGTQSTGTQATETRAMGTQATGTQAAEAQVTGIQAMGTQSTGTQATETRAMGTQATGTQAAEAQVTGIQAMGTQSTGTQATETRAMGTQATGTQAAETQVTGIQAMGT, from the coding sequence atgggaactcaagcaacaggaactcaagcagcagaagctcaagtaacgggaattcaagcaatgggaactcaatcaacagggactcaagcaacagaaactcgagcaatgggaactcaagcaacaggaactcaagcagcagaagctcaagtaatgggaattcaagcaatgggagctcaatcaacagggactcaagcaacagaaactcgagcaatgggaactcaagcaacaggagcTCAAGCAGctgaagctcaagtaacgggaattcatgcaatgggaactcaatcaacagggactcaagcaacagaaactcgagcaatgggaactcaagcaacagacactcaagcaacagaaactcaggcaatgttaactcaagcaatgttaactcaagcaatgggaactcgagcaacagaaactcaagcaacagaagctcaattaacgggaattcaagcaatgggaactcaatcaacagggactcaagcaacagaaactcgagcaatgggaactcaagctacaggaactcaagcagcagaagctcaagtaacgggaattcaagcaatgggaactcaatcaacaggtactcaagcaacagaaactcgagcaatgggaactcaggcaacaggaactcaagcagcagaagctcaagtaacgggaattcaagcaatgggaactcaatcaacagggactcaagcaacagaaactcgagcaatgggaactcaagcaacaggaactcaagcagcagaaactcaagtaacgggaattcaagcaatgggaacttaa
- the LOC124545724 gene encoding mucin-22-like, translated as MGTQATDTQATETHAMLTQAMLTQAMVTRATETHAAEAQVTGIQAMGTQSTGTPAAESQVTGIQAMGTQSTGTQETETRAMGTQATDTKLTETQAMLTQAMLTQAMGTQATETQATEAQVTGIQAMGTQAQYLKQQKLKDSSNRNSSNGNSSNSHSSNRNSGNVNSSNVNSSNGNSSNRNSSNRSPRTQATETRAMGTQATGTQAAEAQVTGIQAMGTQSTGSQATETRAMGTQAKGTQAAEAQVTGIQAMGTQSTGTQATETRAMGTQATGTQAAEAQVTGIQAMGTQSTGTQATKSRAMGTQATDTQATETQAMLTQAMLTQAMGTRATETQATEAQVTGIQAMGTQSTGYHAKETRSMETQGTETQATETKAMLTQAILTQAMGTQSTETQATEAQVMGIQAMGTQATGTQATETRAMGTQATGTQAAEAQGLKQQKLEQWELNQQELKQHKLKDSSNRNSSNGNLSNRHSSNRNSGNVNPSNVNSSNGNSSNRNSNNRSSSNGNSSNGNSINIDSSNRKSSNGNSSNRHSSNRN; from the exons atgggaactcaagcaacagacactcaagcaacagaaactcatgcaatgttaactcaagcaatgttaactcaagcaatggtaACCCGAGCAACAGAAACACacgcagcagaagctcaagtaacgggaattcaagcaatgggaactcaatcaacagggactccaGCAGCAGAatctcaagtaacgggaattcaagcaatgggaactcaatcaacagggactcaagaaacagaaactcgagcaatgggaactcaagcaacagacactaaattaacagaaactcaggcaatgttaactcaagcaatgttaactcaagcaatgggaactcaagcaacagaaactcaagcaacagaagctcaagtaacgggaattcaagcaatgggaactcaagcacaatatctcaagcagcagaagctcaa agactcaagcaacagaaactcgagcaatgggaactcaagcaacagtcactcaagcaacagaaactcaggcaatgttaactcaagcaatgttaactcaagcaatgggaactcgagcaacagaaactcaagcaacagaagcccAA ggactcaagcaacagaaactcgagcaatgggaactcaagcaacaggaactcaagcagcagaagctcaagtaacgggaattcaagcaatgggaactcaatcaacagggtctcaagcaacagaaactcgagcaatgggaactcaagcaaaaggaactcaagcagcagaagcccaagtaacgggaattcaagcaatgggaactcaatcaacagggactcaagcaacagaaactcgagcaatgggaactcaagcaacaggaactcaagcagcagaagctcaagtaacgggaattcaagcaatgggaactcaatcaacagggactcaggCAACAAAatctcgagcaatgggaactcaagcaacagacacacaagcaacagaaactcaggcaatgttaactcaagcaatgttaactcaagcaatgggaactcgagcaacagaaactcaagcaacagaagcgcaagtaacgggaattcaagcaatgggaactcaatcaacagggtatcatgcaaaagaaactcgatcaatGGAAACTCAAGGAACAgagactcaagcaacagaaactaaggcaatgttaactcaagcaattttaactcaagcaatgggaactcaatcaacagaaactcaagcaacagaagctcaagtaatgggaattcaagcaatgggaactcaagcaacagggactcaagcaacagaaactcgagcaatgggaactcaagcaacaggaactcaagcagcagaagctcaa ggactcaagcaacagaaactcgagcaatgggaactcaatcaacaggaactcaagcagcataagctcaa ggactcaagcaacagaaactcgagcaatgggaacttaagcaacagacactcaagcaacagaaactcaggcaatgttaacccaagcaatgttaactcaagcaatgggaactcgagcaacagaaactcaaacaacagaagctcaagtaacgggaattcaagcaatgggaactcaatcaacattgactcaagcaacagaaagtcgagcaatgggaactcaagcaacagacactcaagcaacagaaactaa
- the LOC124545725 gene encoding ankyrin repeat domain-containing protein 24-like: MGTQSTGTQVTETRAMGIQATGTQASETQVTEIQAMGTQSTGTQATEKRAMGTQATGTQAAEAQVTGIQAMGTQSTGTQATETRAMGTQATDTQATETQSMLTQAMLTQAMGTRATEFKATETQGLKQQKTRAMGTQATGTQAAEAQVTGIQAMGTQSTGTQATETRAMGTQATGNQAAEAQVTGIQAMGTQSTGTQATETRAMGTQATGTQAAEAHVMGIQPMGTQSTGTQATETRAMGTQATDTQATETQAILTQEMLTQAMGTRATETQATEAQVTGIQAMGTHSTGTQATEPRAMGTQATGTQAAEAQVTGIQAMGT, encoded by the exons atgggaactcaatcaacagggactcaagtaacagaaactcgagcaatgggaattcaagcaacaggaactcaagcatcAGAAACTCAAGTAACggaaattcaagcaatgggaactcaatcaacagggactcaagcaacagaaaaaagagcaatgggaactcaagcaacaggaactcaagcagcagaagctcaagtaacgggaattcaagcaatgggaactcaatcaacagggactcaagcaacagaaactcgagcaatgggaactcaagcaacagacactcaagcaacagaaactcagtcaatgttaactcaagcaatgttaactcaagcaatgggaactcgagcaacagaatttaaagcaacagaaactcaa ggactcaagcaacagaaaactcgagcaatgggaactcaagcaacaggaactcaagcagcagaagctcaagtaacgggaattcaagcaatgggaactcaatcaacagggactcaagcaacagaaactcgagcaatgggaactcaagcaacaggaaatcaagcagcagaagctcaagtaacgggaattcaagcaatgggaactcaatcaacagggactcaagcaacagaaactcgagcaatgggaactcaagcaacaggaactcaagcagcagaagctcacgTAATGGGAATTCAaccaatgggaactcaatcaacagggactcaagcaacagaaactcgagcaatgggaactcaagcaacagacactcaagcaacagaaactcaggcaattTTAACTCAAgaaatgttaactcaagcaatgggaactcgagcaacagaaactcaagcaacagaagctcaagtaacgggaattcaagcaatgggaactcattcaaccgggactcaagcaacagaacctcgagcaatgggaactcaagcaacaggaactcaagcagcagaagctcaagtaacgggaattcaagcaatgggaacttaa
- the LOC124545727 gene encoding mucin-22-like: MNSSNRNSSSRSSSNGYSSNGNSINRDSSNRNSSNGNSSNRHSSNRNSGNVNSSNVNSSNGKSCNRNSSNSSSSNGNSSNGNSINRDSSNRNSSNGNSSNRNSSSRSLSNGNSSFGNSINSDSSNRNSSNGNSSNRNSSSRSSSTGNSSNGNSINRDSSNRNSSNGNSSNRHSSNRNSGTQATETRAMGTQATGTQAAEAQVTGIQAMGTQSTGTQATETRAMGTQATGTQAAQVQVTGIQAMGTQSTGTQATETRAMGTQATGTQAAEAQVTGIQAMGTQSTGTQATETRAMGTQATGTQAAEAQVTGIQAMGTQSTGTQATETRAMGTQATGTQAAETQVTGIQAVGTQSTGTQAAETRAMGTQATGTQAAEAQVTRIQAMGTQSTGTQATETRAMGTQATGTQAAEAQVTGIQAMGTQSTETQATETRAMGTHATDTQATETQAMLTQAMLTQAMGTRATETQATEAQLMGIQAMGTQSTGTQATETRAMGTQATGTQAAAAQVTGIQAMGTQSTGTQATETRAMGTQATETHAAEAQAMLTQAMLTQAMGTRATESQATEAQVTGIQALGTQSTGTQATETRAMGIQATGTQAAEASVTGIQAMGTQSTGTQATDTRAMGTQATDTQATETQAMLTQAMLTQAMGTQTTGTQAAEAQVTGIQAMGTQSTGTQETETRAMGTQATGTQAAEAQVTGIQAMGIQSTGTQATETRAMGTQATGTQAAEAQVTGIQAMGTQSTGTQATETRAMGTQATGTQAAEAQVTGIQAMGTQSTGTQATETRAMGTQAKDTQTTETQAMLTQAMLTQAMGTRATETQATEAQLLGIQAIGTQSTTTQATETRALGTQAKGTQAAEAQKLEQWELKQQKLKQQKLKYREFKQWELNQQGLKQQKLEQWELKQQTLKQQKLRDSSNRNSSNGNSSNRNLSSRSSRTQATETRAMGTQATGTQAAEAQVTGIQAMGTQSTGTQATETRAMGTQATGTQAAQVQVTGIQAMGTQSTGTQATETRAMGTQATGTQAAEAQVTGIQAMGTQSTGTQATETRAMGTQATGTQAAEAQVTGIQAMGTQSTGTQATETRALGTQAKGTQAAEAQVTGIQAMGTQSTGTQAKKLEQYELKHQKLKQQKLKDSSNRNSSNGNSSNRHSSNRNSGNVHSSNVNSSNGNSSNRNSSNRSSSNRNSSNGNSINRDSSNRNSSNGNSSNRNLSSRSSSNGNSSNGNSVNRDSSNRNSSNGNLSNRNSSSRSSSNGDSSNGNSINRDSSNRNSSNGKSSNRNSSSRSSSNGNSSNGNSINRDSSNRNSSNGNSSNRNSSSTSSSNRNSSNGNSINRDSSNRNSSNGNSSNRNSSSRSSSNGNSSNGNSINRDSSNRNSSNGNSSNRNSSSRSSSNGNSSNGNTINRDSINRNSSNGNSSNRHTSNRNSSNVNSSNVNSSNGNSSNRNSSNRSSSNGNSSNGNSIKRDSSNRNSSNGNSSNRNTNSRSSSNGNSSNRNSINRDSSNRNSSNGNSSNRNSSSRSSSNGNSTNGNSINRDSSNGNSNNGNSSNRHQSNRNPDNVNSSNVNSSNGNSSN; encoded by the exons atgaactcaagcaacagaaactcaagcagcagaagctcaagtaacgggtattcaagcaatgggaactcaatcaaccgggactcaagcaacagaaactcgagcaatgggaactcaagcaacagacactcaagcaacagaaactcaggcaatgttaactcaagcaatgttaactcaagcaatgggaagtcgtgcaacagaaactcaagcaacagtagctcaagtaacgggaattcaagcaatgggaactctaTCAAccgggactcaagcaacagaaactcgagcaatgggaactcaagcaacaggaactcaagcagcagaagcttaagtaacgggaattcaagctttgggaactcaatcaacagtgactcaagcaacagaaactcgagcaatgggaactcaagcaacagaaactcaagcagcagaagctcaagtaccgggaattcaagcaatgggaactcaatcaacagggactcaagcaacagaaactcgagcaatgggaactcaagcaacagacactcaagcaacagaaactcag ggactcaagcaacagaaactcgagcaatgggaactcaagcaacaggaactcaagcagcagaagctcaagtaacgggaattcaagcaatgggtactcaatcaacagggactcaagcaacagaaactcgagcaatgggaactcaagcaacaggaactcaagcagcacaAGTTCAAGTAacaggaattcaagcaatgggaactcaatcaacagggactcaagcaacagaaactcgagcaatgggaactcaagcaacaggaactcaagcagcagaagctcaagtaacgggaattcaagcaatgggaactcaatcaacagggactcaagcaacagaaactcgagcaatgggaactcaagcaacaggaactcaagcagcagaagctcaagtaacgggaattcaagcaatgggaacacaatcaacagggactcaagcaacagaaactcgagcaatgggaactcaagcaacaggaactcaagcagcagaaactcaagtaacgggaattcaagcagtgggaactcaatcaacagggactcaagcagcagaaactcgagcaatgggaactcaagcaacaggaactcaagcagcagaagctcaagtaacgagaattcaagcaatgggaactcaatcaacagggactcaagcaacagaaactcgagcaatgggaacgcaagcaacaggaactcaagcagcagaagctcaagtaacgggaatccaagcaatgggaactcaatcaacagaaactcaagcaacagaaactcgagcaatgggaactcatgcaacagacactcaagcaacagaaactcaggcaatgttaactcaagcaatgttaactcaagcaatgggaactcgagcaacagaaactcaagcaacagaagctcaattaatgggaattcaagcaatgggaactcaatcaacagggactcaagcaacagaaactcgagcaatgggaactcaagcaacaggaactcaagcagcagcagctcaagtaacgggaattcaagcaatgggaactcaatcaacagggactcaagcaacagaaactcgagcaatgggaactcaagcaacagaaactcatgcagcagaagctcaa gcaatgttaactcaagcaatgttaactcaagcaatgggaactcgagcaacagaatctcaagcaacagaagctcaagtaacgggaattcaagcattgggaactcaatcaacagggactcaagcaacagaaactcgagcaatgggaattcaagcaacaggaactcaagcagcagaagcttcagtaacgggaattcaagcaatgggaactcaatcaacagggactcaagcaacagatactcgagcaatgggaactcaagcaacagacactcaagcaacagaaactcaggcaatgttaactcaagcaatgttaactcaagcaatgggaactcaaacaacaggaactcaagcagcagaagctcaagtaacgggaattcaagcaatgggaactcaatcaacagggactcaagaaacagaaactcgagcaatgggaactcaagcgacaggaactcaagcagcagaagcccaagtaacgggaattcaagcaatgggaattcaatcaacagggactcaagcaacagaaactcgagcaatgggaactcaagcaacaggaactcaagcagcagaagctcaagtaacgggaattcaagcaatgggaactcaatcaactgggactcaagcaacagaaactcgagcaatgggaactcaagcaacaggaactcaagcagcagaagctcaagtaacgggaattcaagcaatgggaactcaatcaacagggactcaagcaacagaaactcgagcaatgggaactcaagcaaaaGACACTCAAacaacagaaactcaggcaatgttaactcaagcaatgttaactcaagcaatgggaactcgagcaacagaaactcaagcaacagaagcgcAATTATTGGGAATTCAAGCAATCGGAACTCAATCAACAacgactcaagcaacagaaactcgagcactGGGAACTCAAGCAaaaggaactcaagcagcagaagctcaa aaactcgagcaatgggaactcaagcaacagaaactcaagcagcagaagctcaagtaccgggaattcaagcaatgggaactcaatcaacagggactcaagcaacagaaactcgagcaatgggaactcaagcaacagacactcaagcaacagaaactcag ggactcaagcaacagaaactcgagcaatgggaactcaagcaacaggaacttaagcagcagaagctcaa ggactcaagcaacagaaactcgagcaatgggaactcaagcaacaggaactcaagcagcagaagctcaagtaacgggaattcaagcaatgggtactcaatcaacagggactcaagcaacagaaactcgagcaatgggaactcaagcaacaggaactcaagcagcacaAGTTCAAGTAacaggaattcaagcaatgggaactcaatcaacagggactcaagcaacagaaactcgagcaatgggaactcaagcaacaggaactcaagcagcagaagctcaagtaacgggaattcaagcaatgggaactcaatcaacagggactcaagcaacagaaactcgagcaatgggaactcaagcaacaggaactcaagcagcagaagctcaagtaacgggaattcaagcaatgggaacacaatcaacagggactcaagcaacagaaactcgagcactGGGAACTCAAGCAaaaggaactcaagcagcagaagctcaagtaacgggaattcaagcaatgggaactcaatcaacagggactcaagcaaagAAACTCGAGCAATATGAACTCAAGCATcagaaactcaagcagcagaagctcaa ggactcaagcaacagaaactcgagcaatgggaactcaagcaacagacactcaagcaacagaaactcaggcaatgttcactcaagcaatgttaactcaagcaatgggaactcgagcaacagaaactcaagcaacagaagctcaagtaacaggaattcaagcaatgggaactcaatcaacagggactcaagcaacagaaactcgagcaatgggaactcaagcaacaggaacctaagcagcagaagctcaagtaacgggaattcaagcaatgggaactcagtcaacagggactcaagcaacagaaactcgagcaatgggaacttaagcaacagaaactcaagcagcagaagctcaagtaacggggattcaagcaatgggaactcaatcaacagggactcaagcaacagaaactcgagcaatgggaagtcaagcaacaggaactcaagcagcagaagctcaagtaacgggaattcaagcaatgggaactcaatcaacagggactcaagcaacagaaactcgagcaatgggaactcaagcaacaggaactcaagcagcacaAGTTCAAGTAacaggaattcaagcaatgggaactcaatcaacagggactcaagcaacagaaactcgagcaatgggaactcaagcaacaggaactcaagcagcagaagctcaagtaacgggaattcaagcaatgggaactcaatcaacagggactcaagcaacagaaactcgagcaatgggaactcaagcaacaggaactcaagcagcagaagctcaagtaacgggaattcaagcaatgggaacacaatcaacagggactcaatcaacagaaactcgagcaatgggaactcaagcaacagacacacaagcaacagaaactcaagcaatgttaactcaagcaatgttaactcaagcaatgggaactcgagcaacaggaactcaagcaacagaagctcaagtaacggaaattcaagcaatgggaactcaatcaaaagggactcaagcaacagaaactcgagcaatgggaactcaagcaacaggaacacaaacagcagaagctcaagtaacgggaattcaagcaataggaactcaatcaacagggactcaagcaacagaaactcgagcaatgggaactcaagcaacaggaactcaagcagcagaagctcaagtaatggGAATTCAaccaatgggaactcaatcaacagggactcaagcaacggAAACTCGaacaatgggaactcaagcaacagacaccAGAGCAACAGAAACCCAgacaatgttaactcaagcaatgttaactcaagcaatgggaactcgagcaactga